The Lasioglossum baleicum unplaced genomic scaffold, iyLasBale1 scaffold0112, whole genome shotgun sequence genome has a segment encoding these proteins:
- the LOC143219958 gene encoding uncharacterized protein LOC143219958 translates to MNTSVTETFEAVLERQTQAFAQLTKILANTKKKGVDNYTVEYLDTRLTMYQETWTQITSFNGYLQAYRKADRTKEDLPYFKAGTMDRMEDAYLDGWSYLREQLAQLRPPITPPAANSSMAFPASMVTRPAHVKLPRIELPKFDGDYTRWKSFESRFNSAVIVNETLTGSERLQYLLSALSGEALESIQHLDVTDANFQIGWTRLKEIYDNERVIVHTLMQKLYSLKSIKLSQLDSLNQFTIHYRNTLEALYKLGRGTKEDHLVYFVSSKFDRELETEWNKTLGDARTYPTYAAMEKFVLEQTAAVKMSNQPTQQLQSSAGPAKPLRQKTNAHVIEESRPSPTCFLCKEAHVPRDCSMFRSLSPLARFETLKSQHACINCLGANHTVSNCPSTNVCRQCGEKHHTLLHRGESRALSRPKTSGYRNHASSVQPSRLDASTTLQTPLSAQAPARPVNSEEIGSNVATHFAEASPNGIQTVLLATAMVKVFAPNGQSRLARALLDQGSQSSFVSTNLVQQLRLQKVRAPISVTGLGGERTSTIDYSVQLQIGSSKQESPALLTRAFIVRGITQYAPPAIQMENYSALFDLALADPEPASKQRIELLLGADLFAQILRPGVRLPSNQGPIAQNTVFGWILSGCINTPENHRVAVTTHHGTITDPLERALTRFWETEAVPETRILTPLEIECERHFEKTYSRDATGRFVVRLPFLKSVPEDFLGDSLRGATASLARLTRKLRENEAVKCEYNAFIREYESLGHMNRLDGVDRSRNYIPHRAVLREESLTTKLRVVFNASSQTSSGYSLNDILLTGPKLQLDITHILLAWRIHKYVLVADIEKMFRQILIHPQDRKYQCILWRSESTGNLETFELNTVTYGTACAPYLSMRVIQEVNKLEGSEYPLASPILRNSVYVDDVFMGAPDKQLLEQTRIQVCQLLSRGGFNLRKWAGNDAESLRNIPAATHSHAVDLRIFNASELKVLGIRWIPSDDTFYFDLQKLAVRKEKMSKRELLSEIATLFDPLGWLSPIVVRAKILMQQQWLERISWDDCVSDDTRETWNLFCMDWRALTAMRVPRWIQYAPDSLEIQLHGFSDASRAAFSCAIYARVTSLTGETHTTLLTAKSRVAPIKTVSIPILELNGAVMLTELAAHVTHSIGIPVTKTVCWTDSTIVLAWLRKHPAAWKTMVANRTSKIHSTLPNAVWRHVPTHYNPADLNSRGVSAEALLSSTLWIEGPSWLKRDEEDWPVQQTYETEEEKCKTAVHNTVTIKDWDALSRFSSWQRLIRVFCHVRRFINTVRKQTSTAPPSFLTVSELRDSEITILRIIQRSSFATEIAAFARNKPLTSGSSLLPLSPFIDQCGVVRVGGRLRNSFLPWETKHPAILPKHHVSDLIIRESHLLSLHGGNQITTYTTRQKYWILGLRNSVRRVIHKCVKCARWRAETATQVMQDLVTSRCRPSPPFSHIGVDYAGPYQVRDAPGRGKRTYKKYIAVFICFATHAVHLELVDDCSTAAFLAAFDRFTSRRGVPQTITSDNGTNFVGASNELARHFVEVTNSPELKNRCSTLLIQWKFYPPGAPHHGGMQEAAVRSTKHHLRRIMGSFASTSEEMSTLLCKVEATLNSRPITRVRDDPECLEILTPGHFLTGSPLISRPVPPVIDEPTTHLSRWQQVQKFHELLWRVWSREYLQELQSRYKWQTEQKDLTVGAVVLLDNPLLPPNKWELGRVVKTFPGKDGHVRVVEVKTASSTYKRPITRVCQLPVNN, encoded by the coding sequence ATGAATACAAGTGTCACGGAGACCTTCGAAGCGGTGCTGGAGCGGCAAACACAGGCGTTTGCTCAACTCACGAAAATATTGGCGAATACGAAGAAAAAAGGGGTCGACAACTACACCGTGGAGTATCTGGACACCAGGCTGACCATGTATCAGGAGACCTGGACCCAGATTACTTCTTTCAACGGGTACCTCCAAGCGTACCGGAAAGCGGACCGGACGAAAGAAGACCTACCTTACTTCAAGGCCGGAACAATGGATCGGATGGAGGACGCGTACCTTGATGGCTGGTCCTACCTACGGGAGCAGCTGGCCCAGCTACGCCCCCCCATCACACCCCCTGCGGCGAATTCATCTATGGCGTTTCCAGCTAGCATGGTAACTCGTCCCGCGCATGTTAAATTACCCCGGATCGAACTCCCGAAATTTGACGGCGATTACACGCGTTGGAAATCGTTCGAATCGCGATTCAATTCCGCGGTAATTGTAAACGAAACCTTGACGGGCTCAGAACGATTGCAGTACTTGCTTAGCGCATTGTCGGGCGAAGCACTAGAATCGATACAGCACCTCGATGTAACGGACGCGAACTTCCAGATCGGCTGGACACGTCTCAAGGAAATTTACGATAACGAACGAGTCATTGTACATACGCTGATGCAAAAACTTTATTCCTTGAAATCGATCAAATTGTCGCAGCTCGACTCGCTGAATCAGTTCACGATTCATTATCGTAACACCCTCGAGGCGTTGTACAAGTTAGGTAGAGGCACGAAAGAGGATCAtctcgtttatttcgtttcgAGCAAGTTCGACCGCGAATTAGAAACGGAGTGGAACAAAACCCTCGGAGATGCACGAACCTACCCAACATACGCGGCGATGGAAAAGTTTGTTTTAGAACAAACCGCGGCGGTTAAGATGTCCAATCAACCGACGCAACAACTACAATCCTCCGCGGGTCCTGCGAAACCGTTACGACAAAAAACGAACGCGCACGTGATTGAAGAAAGTAGGCCGTCTCCTACTTGCTTTCTTTGCAAAGAAGCGCACGTACCCCGCGACTGTAGCATGTTCCGTAGCCTCTCGCCACTAGCGCGCTTCGAGACGCTGAAAAGTCAACACGCGTGCATAAATTGCCTCGGCGCGAATCACACCGTGTCGAATTGCCCGAGCACAAACGTGTGTAGACAGTGTGGTGAAAAGCACCACACATTGCTGCACCGCGGAGAATCCAGGGCCCTCAGCAGACCCAAAACGAGTGGTTACCGAAACCATGCATCTTCGGTCCAGCCCTCGAGATTAGACGCGTCTACCACTCTTCAGACACCGTTATCGGCTCAAGCCCCTGCGCGGCCCGTGAATTCAGAAGAAATCGGTAGTAACGTTGCGACACATTTCGCCGAAGCCAGTCCGAATGGCATTCAGACTGTCCTACTGGCTACCGCAATGGTCAAAGTTTTCGCGCCCAACGGTCAGTCGCGATTAGCCCGCGCGCTATTAGACCAGGGGTCTCAATCCTCGTTCGTGTCCACCAATCTTGTACAGCAGCTACGTTTACAAAAAGTCCGAGCACCGATTTCCGTGACTGGTCTCGGCGGCGAACGAACAAGCACCATTGATTATAGTGTGCAACTGCAGATAGGTTCGTCCAAACAGGAGTCACCAGCACTGTTAACCCGTGCGTTCATAGTGCGCGGTATAACGCAGTACGCGCCGCCGGCGATCCAGATGGAAAATTACAGCGCCCTGTTCGATCTCGCGCTCGCGGACCCCGAGCCCGCATCAAAGCAACGTATCGAATTGCTCCTAGGCGCGGATCTCTTCGCGCAAATTCTACGACCTGGCGTTCGACTCCCCAGTAACCAAGGACCGATTGCGCAAAATACGGTATTCGGTTGGATCTTGTCCGGATGCATCAACACCCCGGAAAACCATCGCGTCGCGGTTACCACGCATCACGGGACAATCACGGATCCACTCGAACGTGCGTTAACTCGTTTTTGGGAAACGGAAGCGGTCCCTGAAACGCGTATCCTCACTCCCTTGGAAATAGAATGCGAGCGGCACTTCGAAAAAACCTACTCGCGCGACGCTACCGGCAGATTCGTGGTGCGGTTACCGTTTCTCAAGTCGGTCCCCGAGGACTTCCTCGGAGATTCACTCCGAGGAGCCACCGCGTCACTGGCACGTCTGACCCGGAAACTACGCGAAAACGAGGCGGTAAAATGCGAATATAATGCGTTCATCCGCGAGTATGAGTCGCTCGGCCACATGAACCGTCTCGATGGCGTCGACCGTTCCAGGAATTACATTCCACATCGCGCCGTTCTCCGAGAGGAAAGCTTGACTACAAAGCTCCGAGTCGTTTTTAATGCGTCGAGCCAAACGTCTAGCGGATACTCCTTAAACGACATCCTACTTACTGGTCCGAAGTTACAGTTAGATATCACTCACATCTTATTAGCGTGGCGAATCCACAAATATGTTCTAGTGGCGGACATTGAGAAAATGTTCCGTCAAATTCTCATCCACCCACAAGATCGCAAATATCAATGCATCTTGTGGAGAAGCGAATCTACCGGTAATCTCGAGACGTTCGAATTGAATACGGTAACCTACGGAACCGCCTGCGCCCCGTACCTCTCGATGCGCGTTATACAAGAAGTAAACAAGTTGGAAGGTTCGGAATAccccctcgcgtccccgattcttcgCAACAGTGTTTATGTCGACGACGTATTCATGGGCGCGCCGGACAAACAGCTGCTCGAACAGACTAGAATACAAGTCTGTCAGCTGTTGTCTCGAGGCGGATTCAATCTGCGAAAATGGGCGGGCAACGATGCCGAATCCCTGCGAAATATTCCCGCAGCCACACATTCACACGCGGTGGATCTGCGAATATTCAATGCTTCGGAACTCAAAGTCCTCGGAATCAGGTGGATCCCCTCGGACGACACGTTCTATTTTGACTTACAAAAACTGGCGGTCAGAAAGGAGAAGATGAGCAAGCGCGAATTGCTCTCGGAGATTGCGACGTTGTTCGACCCTCTAGGATGGTTGTCTCCAATTGTTGTTCGAGCCAAAATCTTGATGCAGCAACAATGGCTCGAACGAATCAGCTGGGATGACTGCGTATCGGACGACACCCGCGAAACCTGGAACCTCTTCTGTATGGACTGGCGTGCTTTAACCGCAATGAGGGTCCCGCGGTGGATCCAGTACGCCCCTGACTCACTCGAAATCCAACTACATGGATTCAGCGACGCATCTCGTGCCGCCTTTTCATGCGCGATTTACGCCCGCGTAACGTCGCTCACCGGCGAAACGCATACCACGCTGCTCACAGCTAAATCGCGAGTAGCTCCAATAAAAACTGTCTCTATCCCTATCCTCGAGTTAAACGGAGCCGTCATGCTAACTGAATTGGCCGCTCACGTGACCCACTCGATCGGGATACCGGTAACGAAGACAGTTTGCTGGACGGACTCCACGATTGTCCTCGCATGGTTGCGGAAACACCCAGCAGCTTGGAAGACCATGGTGGCCAACAGGACGTCCAAGATCCACTCCACACTGCCGAATGCCGTCTGGAGACACGTGCCGACGCACTACAATCCTGCAGACCTGAATTCGCGTGGTGTAAGTGCCGAAGCACTGCTGTCATCGACGCTGTGGATCGAGGGTCCATCGTGGTTGAAGAGGGACGAAGAAGACTGGCCCGTTCAGCAGACCTACGAAACGGAGgaggaaaaatgtaaaaccgCCGTACATAATACGGTCACAATCAAAGATTGGGATGCTCTGTCTCGCTTCTCTAGCTGGCAACGCCTAATCCGCGTATTCTGTCACGTGCGGCGATTTATAAACACGGTGCGAAAGCAAACAAGCACCGCGCCCCCCTCGTTCCTCACCGTCTCGGAGCTACGCGATTCGGAAATAACAATActgcgaataatccaacgcagctCGTTCGCAACCGAAATCGCCGCGTTCGCGCGGAACAAACCGTTGACCAGTGGCTCGTCGCTTTTGCCGCTCAGCCCTTTCATCGACCAATGCGGAGTCGTACGCGTAGGCGGGAGGCTCAGAAACTCCTTTCTGCCTTGGGAAACGAAGCACCCCGCGATATTGCCGAAACATCACGTTTCCGACCTCATTATTCGGGAATCGCATCTTCTCTCCTTGCATGGCGGAAATCAAATCACGACGTACACAACAAGACAAAAATATTGGATCCTAGGGTTGCGTAATTCGGTCCGTCGCGTGATTCATAAGTGCGTCAAATGCGCGCGTTGGCGGGCGGAAACTGCAACGCAGGTAATGCAAGACCTCGTGACGTCACGTTGCCGTCCGTCCCCTCCATTCTCTCACATTGGAGTCGATTACGCCGGTCCCTACCAAGTACGAGACGCACCCGGGCGCGGAAAGCGaacttataaaaaatacattgcagtATTTATCTGTTTTGCTACTCACGCGGTCCATTTAGAGTTGGTTGATGATTGCTCCACGGCTGCCTTCCTCGCAGCCTTCGACCGCTTCACGTCCAGACGTGGTGTTCCTCAGACGATCACTAGCGACAATGGCACGAATTTCGTAGGCGCGTCCAACGAACTCGCTCGACACTTCGTCGAAGTCACAAATTCGCcggaattgaaaaatcgatgctCCACTCTTCTTATTCAGTGGAAGTTCTATCCCCCGGGCGCTCCTCATCACGGAGGAATGCAGGAAGCCGCAGTCCGGTCAACCAAGCATCATCTTCGTCGTATCATGGGGTCGTTCGCGTCAACCTCCGAAGAGATGTCCACACTGCTTTGCAAGGTGGAAGCCACGTTAAACTCGCGTCCGATTACTCGGGTGCGCGACGACCCAGAGTGTCTTGAAATCCTTACGCCAGGGCACTTTTTAACCGGTAGTCCGCTGATTTCACGTCCGGTTCCTCCCGTGATTGACGAGCCGACAACGCACTTATCACGATGGCAACAAGTGCAAAAATTCCACGAACTGCTGTGGCGCGTATGGTCCCGCGAGTACTTGCAGGAACTGCAGTCGCGGTACAAATGGCAAACTGAACAAAAGGATCTGACTGTAGGAGCGGTAGTCCTCTTGGACAACCCCCTACTACCTCCTAACAAATGGGAATTAGGGAGGGTCGTAAAAACGTTCCCAGGTAAAGACGGCCACGTACGAGTGGTGGAGGTTAAGACCGCGTCCTCAACATATAAACGACCCATCACTCGTGTCTGCCAGTTACCAGTAAACAACTGA
- the LOC143219957 gene encoding uncharacterized protein LOC143219957, producing the protein MNTSVTETFEAVLERQTQAFAQLTKILANTKKKGVDNYTVEYLDTRLTMYQETWTQITSFNGYLQAYRKADRTKEDLPYFKAGTMDRMEDAYLDGWSYLREQLAHLRPPITPPAANSSMAFPASMVTRPAHVKLPRIELPKFDGDYTRWKSFESRFNSAVIVNETLTGSERLQYLLSALSGEALESIQHLDVTDANFQIGWTRLKEIYDNERVIVHTLMQKLYSLKSIKLSQLDSLNQFTIHYRNTLEALYKLGRGTKEDHLVYFVSSKFDRELETEWNKTLGDARTYPTYAAMEKFVLEQTAAVKMSNQPTQQLQSSAGPAKPLRQKTNAHVIEESRPSPTCFLCKEAHVPRDCSMFRSLSPLARFETLKSQHACINCLGANHTVSNCPSTNVCRQCGEKHHTLLHRGESRALSRPKTSGYRNHASSVQPSRLDASTTLQTPLSAQAPARPVNSEEIGSNVATHFAEASPNGIQTVLLATAMVKVFAPNGQSRLARAILDQGSQSSFVSTNLVQQLRLQKVRAPISVTGLGGERTSTIDYSVQLQIGSSKQESPALLTRAFIVRGITQYAPPAIQMENYSALFDLALADPEPASKQRIELLLGADLFAQILRPGVRLPSNQGPIAQNTVFGWILSGCINTPENHRVAVTTHHGTITDPLERALTRFWETEAVPETRILTPLEIECERHFEKTYSRDATGRFVVRLPFLKSVPEDFLGDSLRGATASLARLTRKLRENEAVKCEYNAFIREYESLGHMNRLDGVDRSRNYIPHRAVLREESLTTKLRVVFNASSQTSSGYSLNDILLTGPKLQLDITHILLAWRIHKYVLVADIEKMFRQILIHPQDRKYQCILWRSESTGNLETFELNTVTYGTACAPYLSMRVIQEVNKLEGSEYPLASPILRNSVYVDDVFMGAPDKQLLEQTRIQVCQLLSRGGFNLRKWAGNDAESLRNIPAATHSHAVDLRIFNASELKVLGIRWIPSDDTFYFDLQKLAVRKEKMSKRELLSEIATLFDPLGWLSPIVVRAKILMQQQWLERISWDDCVSDDTRETWNLFCMDWRALTAMRVPRWIQYAPDSLEIQLHGFSDASRAAFSCAIYARVTSLTGETHTTLLTAKSRVAPIKTVSIPILELNGAVMLTELAAHVTHSIGIPVTKTVCWTDSTIVLAWLRKHPAAWKTMVANRTSKIHSTLPNAVWRHVPTHYNPADLNSRGVSAEALLSSTLWIEGPSWLKRDEEDWPVQQTYETEEEKCKTAVHNTVTIKDWDALSRFSSWQRLIRVFCHVRRFINTVRKQTSTAPPSSLTVSELRDSEITILRIIQRSSFATEIAAFARNKPLTSGSSLLPLSPFIDQCGVVRVGGRLRNSFLPWETKHPAILPKHHVSDLIIRESHLLSLHGGNQITTYTTRQKYWILGLRNSVRRVIHKCVKCARWRAETATQVMQDLVTSRCRPSPPFSHIGVDYAGPYQVRDAPGRGKRTYKKYIAVFICFATHAVHLELVDDCSTAAFLAAFDRFTSRRGVPQTITSDNGTNFVGASNELARHFVEVTNSPELKNRCSTLLIQWKVYPPGAPHHGGMQEAAVRSTKHHLRRIMGSFASTSEEMSTLLCKVEATLNSRPITRVRDDPECLEILTPGHFLTGSPLISRPVPPVIDEPTTHLSRWQQVQKFHELLFVVFTNMF; encoded by the coding sequence ATGAATACAAGTGTCACGGAGACCTTCGAAGCGGTGCTGGAGCGGCAAACACAGGCGTTTGCTCAACTCACGAAAATATTGGCGAATACGAAGAAAAAAGGGGTCGACAACTACACCGTGGAGTATCTGGACACCAGGCTGACCATGTATCAGGAGACCTGGACCCAGATTACTTCTTTCAACGGGTACCTCCAAGCGTACCGGAAAGCGGACCGGACGAAAGAAGACCTACCTTACTTCAAGGCCGGAACAATGGATCGGATGGAGGACGCGTACCTTGATGGCTGGTCCTACCTACGGGAGCAGCTGGCCCATCTACGCCCCCCCATCACACCCCCTGCGGCGAATTCATCTATGGCGTTTCCAGCTAGCATGGTAACTCGTCCCGCGCATGTTAAATTACCCCGGATCGAACTCCCGAAATTTGACGGCGATTACACGCGTTGGAAATCGTTCGAATCGCGATTCAATTCCGCGGTAATTGTAAACGAAACCTTGACGGGCTCAGAACGATTGCAGTACTTGCTTAGCGCATTGTCGGGCGAAGCACTAGAATCGATACAGCACCTCGATGTAACGGACGCGAACTTCCAGATCGGCTGGACACGTCTCAAGGAAATTTACGATAACGAACGAGTCATTGTACATACGCTGATGCAAAAACTTTATTCCTTGAAATCGATCAAATTGTCGCAGCTCGACTCGCTGAATCAGTTCACGATTCATTATCGTAACACCCTCGAGGCGTTGTACAAGTTAGGTAGAGGCACGAAAGAGGATCAtctcgtttatttcgtttcgAGCAAGTTCGACCGCGAATTAGAAACGGAGTGGAACAAAACCCTCGGAGATGCACGAACCTACCCAACATACGCGGCGATGGAAAAGTTTGTTTTAGAACAAACCGCGGCGGTTAAGATGTCCAATCAACCGACGCAACAACTACAATCCTCCGCGGGTCCTGCGAAACCGTTACGACAAAAAACGAACGCGCACGTGATTGAAGAAAGTAGGCCGTCTCCTACTTGCTTTCTTTGCAAAGAAGCGCACGTACCCCGCGACTGTAGCATGTTCCGTAGCCTCTCGCCACTAGCGCGCTTCGAGACGCTGAAAAGTCAACACGCGTGCATAAATTGCCTCGGCGCGAATCACACCGTGTCGAATTGCCCGAGCACAAACGTGTGTAGACAGTGTGGTGAAAAGCACCACACATTGCTGCACCGCGGAGAATCCAGGGCCCTCAGCAGACCCAAAACGAGTGGTTACCGAAACCATGCATCTTCGGTCCAGCCCTCGAGATTAGACGCGTCTACCACTCTTCAGACACCGTTATCGGCTCAAGCCCCTGCGCGGCCCGTGAATTCAGAAGAAATCGGTAGTAACGTTGCGACACATTTCGCCGAAGCCAGTCCGAATGGCATTCAGACTGTCCTACTGGCTACCGCAATGGTCAAAGTTTTCGCGCCCAACGGTCAGTCGCGATTAGCCCGCGCGATATTAGACCAGGGGTCTCAATCCTCGTTCGTGTCCACCAATCTTGTACAGCAGCTACGTTTACAAAAAGTCCGAGCACCGATTTCCGTGACTGGTCTCGGCGGCGAACGAACAAGCACCATTGATTATAGTGTGCAACTGCAGATAGGTTCGTCCAAACAGGAGTCACCAGCACTGTTAACCCGTGCGTTCATAGTGCGCGGTATAACGCAGTACGCGCCGCCGGCGATCCAGATGGAAAATTACAGCGCCCTGTTCGATCTCGCGCTCGCGGACCCCGAGCCCGCATCAAAGCAACGTATCGAATTGCTCCTAGGCGCGGATCTCTTCGCGCAAATTCTACGACCTGGCGTTCGACTCCCCAGTAACCAAGGACCGATTGCGCAAAATACGGTATTCGGTTGGATCTTGTCCGGATGCATCAACACCCCGGAAAACCATCGCGTCGCGGTTACCACGCATCACGGGACAATCACGGATCCACTCGAACGTGCGTTAACTCGTTTTTGGGAAACGGAAGCGGTCCCTGAAACGCGTATCCTCACTCCCTTGGAAATAGAATGCGAGCGGCACTTCGAAAAAACCTACTCGCGCGACGCTACCGGCAGATTCGTGGTGCGGTTACCGTTTCTCAAGTCGGTCCCCGAGGACTTCCTCGGAGATTCACTCCGAGGAGCCACCGCGTCACTGGCACGTCTGACCCGGAAACTACGCGAAAACGAGGCGGTAAAATGCGAATATAATGCGTTCATCCGCGAGTATGAGTCGCTCGGCCACATGAACCGTCTCGATGGCGTCGACCGTTCCAGGAATTACATTCCACATCGCGCCGTTCTCCGAGAGGAAAGCTTGACTACAAAGCTCCGAGTCGTTTTTAATGCGTCGAGCCAAACGTCTAGCGGATACTCCTTAAACGACATCCTACTTACTGGTCCGAAGTTACAGTTAGATATCACTCACATCTTATTAGCGTGGCGAATCCACAAATATGTTCTAGTGGCGGACATTGAGAAAATGTTCCGTCAAATTCTCATCCACCCACAAGATCGCAAATATCAATGCATCTTGTGGAGAAGCGAATCTACCGGTAATCTCGAGACGTTCGAATTGAATACGGTAACCTACGGAACCGCCTGCGCCCCGTACCTCTCGATGCGCGTTATACAAGAAGTAAACAAGTTGGAAGGTTCGGAATAccccctcgcgtccccgattcttcgCAACAGTGTTTATGTCGACGACGTATTCATGGGCGCGCCGGACAAACAGCTGCTCGAACAGACTAGAATACAAGTCTGTCAGCTGTTGTCTCGAGGCGGATTCAATCTGCGAAAATGGGCGGGCAACGATGCCGAATCCCTGCGAAATATTCCCGCAGCCACACATTCACACGCGGTGGATCTGCGAATATTCAATGCTTCGGAACTCAAAGTCCTCGGAATCAGGTGGATCCCCTCGGACGACACGTTCTATTTTGACTTACAAAAACTGGCGGTCAGAAAGGAGAAGATGAGCAAGCGCGAATTGCTCTCGGAGATTGCGACGTTGTTCGACCCTCTAGGATGGTTGTCTCCAATTGTTGTTCGAGCCAAAATCTTGATGCAGCAACAATGGCTCGAACGAATCAGCTGGGATGACTGCGTATCGGACGACACCCGCGAAACCTGGAACCTCTTCTGTATGGACTGGCGTGCTTTAACCGCAATGAGGGTCCCGCGGTGGATCCAGTACGCCCCTGACTCACTCGAAATCCAACTACATGGATTCAGCGACGCATCTCGTGCCGCCTTTTCATGCGCGATTTACGCCCGCGTAACGTCGCTCACCGGCGAAACGCATACCACGCTGCTCACAGCTAAATCGCGAGTAGCTCCAATAAAAACTGTCTCTATCCCTATCCTCGAGTTAAACGGAGCCGTCATGCTAACTGAATTGGCCGCTCACGTGACCCACTCGATCGGGATACCGGTAACGAAGACAGTTTGCTGGACGGACTCCACGATTGTCCTCGCATGGTTGCGGAAACACCCAGCAGCTTGGAAGACCATGGTGGCCAACAGGACGTCCAAGATCCACTCCACACTGCCGAATGCCGTCTGGAGACACGTGCCGACGCACTACAATCCTGCAGACCTGAATTCGCGTGGTGTAAGTGCAGAAGCACTGCTGTCATCGACGCTGTGGATCGAGGGTCCATCGTGGTTGAAGAGGGACGAAGAAGACTGGCCCGTTCAGCAGACCTACGAAACGGAGgaggaaaaatgtaaaaccgCCGTACATAATACGGTCACAATCAAAGATTGGGATGCTCTGTCTCGCTTCTCTAGCTGGCAACGCCTAATCCGCGTATTCTGTCACGTGCGGCGATTTATAAACACGGTGCGAAAGCAAACAAGCACCGCGCCCCCCTCGTCCCTCACCGTCTCGGAGCTACGCGATTCGGAAATAACAATActgcgaataatccaacgcagctCGTTCGCAACCGAAATCGCCGCGTTCGCGCGGAACAAACCGTTGACCAGTGGCTCGTCGCTTTTGCCGCTCAGCCCTTTCATCGACCAATGCGGAGTCGTACGCGTAGGCGGGAGGCTCAGAAACTCCTTTCTGCCTTGGGAAACGAAGCACCCCGCGATATTGCCGAAACATCACGTTTCCGACCTCATTATTCGGGAATCGCATCTTCTCTCCTTGCATGGCGGAAATCAAATCACGACGTACACAACAAGACAAAAATATTGGATCCTAGGGTTGCGTAATTCGGTCCGTCGCGTGATTCATAAGTGCGTCAAATGCGCGCGTTGGCGGGCGGAAACTGCAACGCAGGTAATGCAAGACCTCGTGACGTCACGTTGCCGTCCGTCCCCTCCATTCTCTCACATTGGAGTCGATTACGCCGGTCCCTACCAAGTACGAGACGCACCCGGGCGCGGAAAGCGaacttataaaaaatacattgcagtATTTATCTGTTTTGCTACTCACGCGGTCCATTTAGAGTTGGTTGATGATTGCTCCACGGCTGCCTTCCTCGCAGCCTTCGACCGCTTCACGTCCAGACGTGGTGTTCCTCAGACGATCACTAGCGACAATGGCACGAATTTCGTAGGCGCGTCCAACGAACTCGCTCGACACTTCGTCGAAGTCACAAATTCGCcggaattgaaaaatcgatgctCCACTCTTCTTATTCAGTGGAAGGTCTATCCCCCGGGCGCTCCTCATCACGGAGGAATGCAGGAAGCCGCAGTCCGGTCAACCAAGCATCATCTTCGTCGTATCATGGGGTCGTTCGCGTCAACCTCCGAAGAGATG
- the LOC143219959 gene encoding uncharacterized protein LOC143219959, whose protein sequence is MVDDCSTAAFLAAFDRFTSRRGVPQTITSDNGTNFVGASNELARHFVEVTNSPELKNRCSTLLIQWKFYPPGAPHHGGMQEAAVRSTKHHLRRIMGSFASTSEEMSTLLCKVEATLNSRPITRVRDDPECLEILTPGHFLTGSPLISRPVPPVIDEPTTHLSRWQQVQKFHELLWRVWSREYLQELQSRYKWQTEQKDLTVGAVVLLDNPLLPPNKWELGRVVKTFPGKDGHVRVVEVKTASSTYKRPITRVCQLPVNN, encoded by the coding sequence atggttGATGATTGCTCCACGGCTGCCTTCCTCGCAGCCTTCGACCGCTTCACGTCCAGACGTGGTGTTCCTCAGACGATCACTAGCGACAATGGCACGAATTTCGTAGGCGCGTCCAACGAACTCGCTCGACACTTCGTCGAAGTCACAAATTCGCcggaattgaaaaatcgatgctCCACTCTTCTTATTCAGTGGAAGTTCTATCCCCCGGGCGCTCCTCATCACGGAGGAATGCAGGAAGCCGCAGTCCGGTCAACCAAGCATCATCTTCGTCGTATCATGGGGTCGTTCGCGTCAACCTCCGAAGAGATGTCCACACTGCTTTGCAAGGTGGAAGCCACGTTAAACTCGCGTCCGATTACTCGGGTGCGCGACGACCCAGAGTGTCTTGAAATCCTTACGCCAGGGCACTTTTTAACCGGTAGTCCGCTGATTTCACGTCCGGTTCCTCCCGTGATTGACGAGCCGACAACGCACTTATCACGATGGCAACAAGTGCAAAAATTCCACGAACTGCTGTGGCGCGTATGGTCCCGCGAGTACTTGCAGGAACTGCAGTCGCGGTACAAATGGCAAACTGAACAAAAGGATCTGACTGTAGGAGCGGTAGTCCTCTTGGACAACCCCCTACTACCTCCTAACAAATGGGAATTAGGGAGGGTCGTAAAAACGTTCCCAGGTAAAGACGGCCACGTACGAGTGGTGGAGGTTAAGACCGCGTCCTCAACATATAAACGACCCATCACTCGTGTCTGCCAGTTACCAGTAAACAACTGA